From the genome of Sphingobacterium sp. UGAL515B_05:
GGCTTTTAGAATACTTTCAGATTTTAGAAGTCGATCAGGTTGACAATCAGCTCCACATTTATCTAGACGAGCTTAATATTGCTCCAACGGGCTATGAGAACAGCAAGTTGGAGTCAAAGGGCTTTATGCCTTCCACAGAGATTTCAGACTTTCCCATTAGAGGTCAGAAAGTTACTCTACATATCCGCCGCCGCCGCTGGACAGTGTTAGATACGGGAGATATTATCACAAGAGATTGGAACCTGGTGCGTGAGGGTACTCGAATGACGACTGAATTCGGGCTTTTTTTAAAGAAGATATTTGGATAACTATCCTGTCAGTGCCCAATTGGTAGGGTTATTCTTCCAGGTGGACGGCAAGCAACTTCAGGATCAATACAAGAACCATCTCAGTGACTTCCATGACTGGAGCCAAAAGCCACATGCAGAGCGATGGACTCTTTTCCCCGGGAACATCTCTGAACGCTTGAGCATCGATGAGACCAGTTTTAGCAACGGTGAATTATATACCATTGTTAGCAGTAAATCGGCAAAAGGAGGTAAAGGGACGATCCTAGCGACTATCAAGGGCACCAAGGCCGAAGATATCATCACTGTTCTTGAGTTAATACCTTTACGGTCAAGGAATAAGGTAAAGGAGGTGACCATGGATATGGCGCCGAACATGGCCAAGGCAATCCGTAGATGTTTCAGGAATGCCAGGCGTGTGGTCGACCGGTTCCATGTCCAAAAGTTAGCTTACGATGCAGTGCAGGAACTTCGTATTAAGTATCGTTGGGAAGTATTGGATGCGGAAAGCAAGAAGATAATGGAATCGCGAAAGGGAGGAATCCCATATGAACCCGAGTTGTTGCCTAATGGAGACACGCTCAAACAGCTACTGGCTAGATCCAGACACCTCTTGTTCAAACACCCAAGCCGATGGTCCGAAAACCAGAAACACCGAGCTGAATTGTTGTTCATGCGGTTTCCCAAGCTAAAGCTCGCTTATGACCTTGGAATTGCCCTGGGTGATATTCAATAAATGCCAGGACAAAAAGATAGCATTTACCAAACTGGGACTGTGGCATAATCAGGTTGAAAATGCGGGCATCGCTTCATTTGAGAGCGTAGCAAGATCCATTGCAGCGCATCATCAATACATTCTACACTACTTCGACAATAGAAGCACCAATGCTTCAGCAGAATCTTTCAATGCAAAGCTCAAAGC
Proteins encoded in this window:
- a CDS encoding transposase; the protein is MQDAERKLLSLLMPEGLLEYFQILEVDQVDNQLHIYLDELNIAPTGYENSKLESKGFMPSTEISDFPIRGQKVTLHIRRRRWTVLDTGDIITRDWNLVREGTRMTTEFGLFLKKIFG
- a CDS encoding transposase; amino-acid sequence: MDNYPVSAQLVGLFFQVDGKQLQDQYKNHLSDFHDWSQKPHAERWTLFPGNISERLSIDETSFSNGELYTIVSSKSAKGGKGTILATIKGTKAEDIITVLELIPLRSRNKVKEVTMDMAPNMAKAIRRCFRNARRVVDRFHVQKLAYDAVQELRIKYRWEVLDAESKKIMESRKGGIPYEPELLPNGDTLKQLLARSRHLLFKHPSRWSENQKHRAELLFMRFPKLKLAYDLGIALGDIQ
- a CDS encoding transposase, translating into MIFNKCQDKKIAFTKLGLWHNQVENAGIASFESVARSIAAHHQYILHYFDNRSTNASAESFNAKLKAFRSVFRGVRDTTFFLYRVMKLYA